TTCTTTACCTTCTTTTTCGTTAGTTCCTCTCATTCTTACAGCCACAGGAATTTTTACGAGCCCTCTCTCAGCAACTTCTTTTAGGCCTAGCGCAACTTCGTCGCATCTTGTTATTCCGCCGAAAATATTAATAAATACAGCTTTAGGCTCTGCTTCGAGCATTAGTTCAAAAGCATATTTAACTCTTTCTGGTTCAGCGCCGCCGCCCAAATCAAGAAATACTCCGGGCTTGCCGCCAAAATAGTTTATACAGTCTAGAGTAGCCATTGTAAGTCCTGCGCCATTGGCTATTACGCCTATATTACCGTCAAGTTTAACGAAGGCAATACCTTTCTCAGCGCATTTTCGCTCTAACAGCGATTGAAAGCTTTCGTACTCTTTATGCCTGTACATAGCAGCGCTATCAATTGTAAGTTTAGCGTCAGCGGCAATTATCTTTTGCGCTCTCGTTATAACTAAAGGATTGATCTCTGCAAGCTCTGCATCTTCTTTCTTAAATAAAGAGTATAGATTTTTTATTAAATTTGAAAATTCTTCTTTTAGCTCTAAAGGTATATTTAATTTTAAAATCAACTCACGAATATTAAAATCTTGTATCCCTATAAAAGGATTAACATGAGTTTTTATAATCTTTTCCTCTTCCACCTCTTCTATATCTACGCCTCCGCACTCGCTAGCCATTAAAAGAGGCAGTTTAGCACTCCTGTCAATACTTATACTTAAATAAAGTTCCTTCTCAGTTTCTAGCTTTTCCTCAACTAAAATTTTATCTACTTTATAGCCTAACAAACTAGCGCCCAATAAGTTAGAGCATTCTTTTTCAAGCTCTTCTTTATTGCCAGCAAACTTTATGCCCCCTGCTTTACCTCTACCTCCAACTGGCACTTGAGCTTTTAGCACTACTGGGAATTTAATATCAGGAAGCTCAGCAAGTTTAGAAATTAAAAAAC
This region of Candidatus Thermoplasmatota archaeon genomic DNA includes:
- the sucC gene encoding ADP-forming succinate--CoA ligase subunit beta; the protein is FLISKLAELPDIKFPVVLKAQVPVGGRGKAGGIKFAGNKEELEKECSNLLGASLLGYKVDKILVEEKLETEKELYLSISIDRSAKLPLLMASECGGVDIEEVEEEKIIKTHVNPFIGIQDFNIRELILKLNIPLELKEEFSNLIKNLYSLFKKEDAELAEINPLVITRAQKIIAADAKLTIDSAAMYRHKEYESFQSLLERKCAEKGIAFVKLDGNIGVIANGAGLTMATLDCINYFGGKPGVFLDLGGGAEPERVKYAFELMLEAEPKAVFINIFGGITRCDEVALGLKEVAERGLVKIPVAVRMRGTNEKEGKEILEKLGITTVETLEEGAERVISLCQ